A window of the Gossypium hirsutum isolate 1008001.06 chromosome A03, Gossypium_hirsutum_v2.1, whole genome shotgun sequence genome harbors these coding sequences:
- the LOC121223686 gene encoding protein AGENET DOMAIN (AGD)-CONTAINING P1-like produces MSHKGKAIDASATEDLEYLQPGSVVEVSHENNDCLRVWYTATIIERRATSTNDERYVVQFTDVDQDRKSGTKLLLEYNSVDIRPLPPPLPPRKFKAGDIVEAYYQNGWYEGEITLMLDNYNCMFQISSRFLLFGVNQLRHHRTWFNGDWIPPLNLYVTKSIWDEDLTDRMMEIDSNQLEWETDSGSAETSTAGTGNMLEESDQKTKEEEFSEGERVEVANIDEDGFNQAWLAATIVKPVENNRYIVRYETLRTGKDTGFLVKEMDSLHIRPPPPDIPVPHQFKMFDNVDALYKGGWWKGIITRVLPRGSRYKVHLDNNGKVMEFKHSDLRLHLDWIDRKWTKASPEV; encoded by the exons ATGTCGCACAAAGGCAAGGCCATCGACGCCTCTGCCACCGAAGATCTTGAGTACCTGCAACCAGGTTCCGTGGTTGAGGTCAGCCACGAAAACAATGATTGCCTGCGTGTGTGGTACACCGCCACAATCATCGAGCGGCGCGCTACTTCAACAAACGACGAGAGGTACGTGGTCCAGTTCACCGATGTTGACCAAGATAGAAAAAGCGGGACAAAACTCTTATTGGAGTACAATAGCGTCGATATACGCCCTTTGCCCCCTCCACTGCCACCAAGAAAATTCAAGGCCGGTGACATAGTGGAGGCTTATTACCAGAACGGCTGGTACGAAGGGGAGATTACTTTAATGTTGGATAATTACAACTGTATGTTTCAGATTTCATCAAGATTCTTATTGTTTGGAGTGAATCAACTGAGGCATCATAGAACCTGGTTTAATGGGGATTGGATACCGCCATTGAATTTATATGTGACAAAATCTATTTGG GACGAAGATTTGACAGATAGAATGATGGAGATAGATTCTAACCAACTGGAGTGGGAAACTGACAGTGGCAGTGCAGAAACAAGCACAGCGGGGACTGGTAACATGTTGGAGGAGTCTGATcagaaaacaaaagaagaagagtTTAGTGAGGGCGAACGTGTTGAGGTGGCCAATATTGATGAAGATGGTTTTAACCAAGCTTGGTTGGCTGCAACTATTGTTAAACCAGTGGAGAATAATAGGTACATCGTTCGGTATGAGACCTTGAGAACCGGAAAAGATACTGGTTTCTTAGTGAAAGAGATGGATAGCTTGCACATTAGGCCTCCTCCACCGGATATTCCAGTGCCTCACCAGTTTAAAATGTTTGATAACGTTGATGCTTTGTACAAAGGTGGGTGGTGGAAAGGTATAATTACACGGGTCCTTCCTCGTGGTTCTAGATATAAGGTCCATTTGGATAACAACGGAAAAGTAATGGAATTTAAACACTCTGATTTAAGACTACACCTAGACTGGATTGATCGAAAATGGACTAAAGCTTCCCCAG AGGTATGA
- the LOC107887969 gene encoding protein AGENET DOMAIN (AGD)-CONTAINING P1, with protein sequence MSQKGKPIDAPATEDPPYLQPGSIVEVNHEDNLCPRARYTAIIMERAASTNDKRYVVQFTNLYQDRNIGTKLSKEYNSVDIRPLPPPQTPRKFKMGDIVEAYIDNGWYQGKIDQVVDNDRYIFRMSSMFLLFGMNQLRLHRTWLNGNWVPPLDESELDVEEEDSTEKMMEPETDNAEASKTGTGNILEESDQKTKEKEEEFSEGAHVEVTNIDGDGSNQTWFAATIVKPVGNNRYLIRFKTLRTEDDTGFLEKEMDSLHFRPPPPHIPVPDQFKMFDHVEVLYKGGWWKGVIAEVLPDDSKYLVILANYDKLECKHSDLRPRQSSIDEN encoded by the exons ATGTCGCAAAAAGGCAAGCCCATCGACGCCCCCGCCACCGAAGATCCGCCATACCTGCAACCAGGTTCCATAGTTGAGGTCAACCACGAAGACAATCTTTGCCCGCGTGCGCGGTACACCGCTATAATCATGGAGCGCGCTGCTTCAACAAACGACAAGAGGTACGTGGTCCAATTCACCAATCTTTACCAAGATAGAAATATCGGGACAAAACTCTCCAAGGAGTACAACAGCGTCGATATACGCCCTCTGCCCCCTCCACAAACACCAAGAAAGTTCAAGATGGGTGACATAGTGGAGGCTTATATAGACAACGGCTGGTACCAAGGCAAGATTGATCAAGTGGTGGATAATGACAGGTATATTTTTCGGATGTCATCAATGTTCTTACTGTTTGGAATGAATCAATTGAGGCTTCATAGAACCTGGCTTAATGGGAATTGGGTACCACCATTGGATGAATCTGAGCTAGATGTGGAG GAAGAAGATTCAACAGAGAAAATGATGGAGCCTGAGACTGACAATGCAGAAGCAAGCAAAACAGGGACTGGTAACATATTGGAGGAGTCTGatcagaaaacaaaagaaaaagaagaagagtttAGTGAGGGAGCACATGTTGAGGTGACCAATATTGATGGAGATGGTTCTAACCAAACTTGGTTTGCTGCAACTATTGTTAAACCAGTGGGGAATAATAGGTACCTCATTCGGTTTAAGACCTTGAGAACCGAAGATGATACTGGTTTCTTAGAGAAAGAGATGGATAGCTTGCACTTTAGGCCTCCTCCACCACATATTCCGGTGCCTGACCAGTTTAAAATGTTTGATCACGTTGAAGTTTTGTACAAAGGTGGGTGGTGGAAGGGCGTGATTGCAGAGGTTCTTCCTGACGACTCTAAATATCTGGTCATTTTGGCTAACTATGATAAATTGGAATGTAAACACTCTGATTTAAGGCCACGCCAAAGCAGCATTGACGAAAACTGA
- the LOC107887497 gene encoding protein AGENET DOMAIN (AGD)-CONTAINING P1-like — translation MSENGKAIEAPATEDPPYLQPGSIVEVNPQDDDSPRAWYTAIIIERRATSTNHKRYVVYFTDLFQDRKRETKPFMEYNSVDIRPLPPLLPPRKFKVGDIVEAYCGDGWYEGKIALVLHDDTYIFQMSQMCLLVGVNQLRLHRTWFNGNWIPPLDESELAVEPEDSTEKVTEMDSNKGVILESEADNAEASKSGTGNILEGFGQITIEEEVFGEGQLVEVANDEDDFNQAWWFAATIVKPRLD, via the exons ATGTCAGAAAATGGCAAGGCTATCGAGGCCCCTGCCACAGAAGATCCACCGTACCTGCAACCAGGTTCCATAGTTGAGGTCAACCCCCAAGACGATGATAGCCCGCGTGCGTGGTACACCGCCATAATCATCGAGCGGCGCGCTACTTCAACAAACCACAAGAGGTACGTGGTCTACTTCACCGATCTtttccaagacagaaaaagagaGACAAAACCCTTCATGGAGTACAACAGCGTCGATATACGCCCTCTGCCCCCTCTACTGCCACCAAGAAAGTTCAAGGTGGGTGACATAGTGGAGGCTTATTGCGGTGACGGCTGGTACGAAGGCAAGATTGCTTTAGTGTTGCATGATGACACCTATATTTTTCAGATGTCACAAATGTGCTTACTGGTTGGAGTAAATCAATTGAGGCTTCATAGAACCTGGTTTAATGGGAATTGGATACCGCCATTGGATGAATCTGAGCTAGCTGTGGAG CCAGAAGATTCAACGGAGAAAGTGACGGAGATGGATTCTAACAAAGGTGTGATACTGGAGTCTGAGGCTGACAATGCAGAAGCAAGCAAATCAGGGACTGGTAACATATTGGAGGGGTTTGGTCAGATAACAATAGAAGAAGAAGTGTTTGGTGAGGGACAACTTGTTGAGGTGGCCAATGATGAAGATGATTTTAACCAAGCTTGGTGGTTTGCTGCAACTATTGTTAAACCAAGACTGGATTAA